One window from the genome of Leptospira broomii serovar Hurstbridge str. 5399 encodes:
- a CDS encoding Kelch repeat-containing protein yields MKVRIYLLIFISIFLFASCQGSPITNGQETSGLKIQAFGPTSITSTTATITWSCSTEVQGIIGYGISGPTNFIFGLVPSKLQSITLTNLQSNTQYSYSVFCGELSPKAMGTSIFTTLPSNQNILNRSIWIVGGIGNGNTPVAQVDMYDPVAGQWYNAITTLPTPRAFAGVVSYNGKIYVMGGVAKIAGVFTAVNTVEVYDPIAGTWTTLAPIPSSLQGMVAGTVGTNIYLIAGTTTTDMTTGTILNTVYKFYPDVSTTGVWQSYTSNTNIFARVDMAGCAVSGTLFFTGGRLYTDGSVLSSTDGYAPSSNSTTAFNEPALSGTGSYGAASACYRPLPTDPHPTDPPALLVAGGSNSQVTPQPVTALNSLQRYDYYPVGSATFQTGPVLPTTTAFAAMEISYDLRKAYIFGGESSLNIPTSLVYWIDLTNPIGGPWTAISASMPVARFGHRAVIISR; encoded by the coding sequence ATGAAAGTACGAATTTATTTACTGATTTTTATTTCTATTTTTCTATTCGCATCTTGCCAAGGAAGTCCAATTACGAACGGACAAGAAACAAGTGGTTTAAAGATTCAAGCCTTTGGACCGACTTCGATTACATCCACGACCGCTACAATCACCTGGTCTTGCTCTACCGAAGTCCAGGGAATCATAGGCTACGGAATATCAGGACCTACTAACTTTATTTTTGGACTCGTTCCGTCCAAGCTTCAATCGATTACTCTAACGAATCTGCAATCAAATACTCAGTACTCTTACTCCGTTTTCTGCGGAGAGTTATCTCCCAAGGCGATGGGGACTTCCATCTTTACGACGCTTCCTTCTAATCAGAATATCTTAAACCGTAGCATTTGGATTGTCGGCGGAATCGGTAACGGGAATACTCCTGTCGCCCAGGTCGATATGTATGATCCTGTCGCGGGTCAATGGTACAATGCAATCACGACTCTTCCCACTCCGAGAGCCTTCGCGGGAGTCGTTTCGTATAACGGTAAAATCTATGTAATGGGAGGAGTTGCTAAAATCGCTGGAGTCTTCACTGCGGTGAACACTGTAGAAGTTTATGACCCGATAGCTGGAACCTGGACCACCCTTGCTCCAATTCCGTCTTCCTTACAAGGAATGGTCGCGGGAACTGTAGGAACGAACATTTACTTAATCGCAGGCACTACGACTACGGACATGACGACCGGAACGATTTTAAATACCGTTTATAAGTTCTATCCCGACGTAAGCACAACCGGGGTCTGGCAATCTTACACTTCGAACACAAATATTTTTGCTCGGGTGGATATGGCCGGTTGTGCTGTGAGCGGAACCTTATTTTTTACAGGAGGTAGGCTTTACACCGACGGATCAGTCCTAAGCTCGACAGACGGTTACGCTCCTTCTTCTAACTCAACGACCGCATTCAATGAACCAGCTTTATCTGGAACAGGGAGCTATGGAGCGGCGAGTGCATGTTACCGTCCTCTACCTACAGATCCGCACCCGACCGACCCTCCGGCCCTTCTCGTTGCTGGTGGATCGAATTCGCAGGTCACGCCTCAACCAGTAACCGCCTTAAATTCTCTTCAGAGATACGACTACTATCCGGTGGGAAGTGCTACATTTCAAACAGGACCCGTTTTGCCCACGACGACGGCTTTCGCTGCGATGGAAATTTCTTATGATTTACGTAAAGCCTATATCTTCGGCGGAGAGAGTTCGCTTAATATTCCTACGAGCCTTGTTTATTGGATCGATCTAACGAACCCGATCGGTGGTCCTTGGACTGCTATCTCAGCTTCCATGCCTGTAGCTCGGTTTGGTCATAGAGCGGTTATCATTAGCAGGTGA
- a CDS encoding tyrosine-type recombinase/integrase: MQTLAKNVIDLKLARRKKNLTSKNGKSHLSMVGKGFADHTMIELSNRFSVPRTEEEYRNRALFLLMSKTGLRAKEIVSLRFSQLLEAPTGETLISYIRKGGKISYAVIDDTTFQSLREYHSAFQLKSDFFFLSRPKRNQSTRNPLSTRGLQKIVNSWNVFTCSGKLAHPHAMRHTVGHRLLKTVGSIGCQKVLQHSSPVTSSLFYTPPYFDGSKYLSWGL, encoded by the coding sequence ATGCAAACTCTTGCAAAAAACGTTATAGACCTGAAATTAGCAAGAAGGAAGAAAAATCTTACTTCAAAAAACGGTAAATCTCATCTTTCGATGGTAGGTAAAGGCTTTGCCGATCATACCATGATTGAGCTGAGCAATCGATTTTCAGTTCCTAGAACCGAAGAAGAATATCGTAATCGGGCGTTATTTTTACTCATGAGTAAAACAGGACTACGAGCGAAAGAGATCGTATCCTTAAGATTCTCTCAATTACTCGAAGCTCCGACGGGCGAAACTCTAATTTCCTATATTCGTAAAGGAGGAAAGATTTCCTACGCAGTAATAGACGATACGACATTCCAATCGCTTCGAGAATATCATTCAGCTTTCCAATTAAAATCGGACTTCTTTTTCCTATCCAGACCTAAAAGGAACCAATCAACTCGAAATCCGCTCTCAACTCGCGGCCTACAAAAAATAGTCAATTCCTGGAATGTGTTTACTTGTTCAGGAAAACTTGCTCACCCGCATGCCATGAGACATACGGTCGGACATAGATTGTTAAAAACTGTAGGCTCTATCGGCTGCCAAAAAGTTCTACAACATTCTTCTCCAGTCACCAGTTCCCTTTTTTACACTCCGCCCTACTTTGACGGTTCTAAGTATCTTTCCTGGGGCCTCTGA
- a CDS encoding tetratricopeptide repeat protein, with protein sequence MRYFLTLLILLLIAFAPSLAQSSEEVYIQIKGLVDSSQWDKAQTELDRVLSRNPNDATLQLYQNFVWIGKADLAYSNRKFLTAYGYYEKVFKAWPSHPGVRNRYLELRAKEDLKDLQEEPKTTAIVKEERGVKIPPQNPTGSGSSKAVFIFDPSLQETSARVKFEYDKLLKSIEEAKKNVVTKNNIQVTESFNPKFLWLGIAGLSILSLINTFLLIRK encoded by the coding sequence ATGCGATATTTTCTTACTCTACTTATACTTCTACTGATAGCTTTCGCCCCTTCTCTGGCTCAATCCTCGGAAGAAGTTTATATCCAAATTAAAGGACTCGTAGATTCTTCGCAGTGGGATAAAGCTCAAACCGAATTGGATCGAGTCCTTTCTAGAAACCCGAACGATGCAACGTTGCAGTTATACCAAAATTTCGTTTGGATCGGAAAAGCGGATCTTGCCTATTCAAATCGTAAATTTCTAACTGCATATGGATATTATGAGAAAGTATTCAAAGCTTGGCCGAGCCATCCAGGAGTTCGGAATCGGTATTTGGAATTAAGGGCTAAGGAAGATTTGAAGGATCTTCAAGAAGAACCGAAAACTACGGCAATTGTAAAGGAGGAGAGAGGCGTGAAAATTCCCCCGCAGAATCCTACAGGTAGCGGATCTTCGAAGGCTGTCTTTATTTTTGATCCAAGTTTGCAGGAAACTTCGGCAAGAGTAAAGTTCGAATATGACAAACTTTTGAAGTCGATTGAGGAAGCGAAGAAGAACGTTGTCACGAAAAACAATATTCAAGTTACAGAAAGTTTTAATCCTAAATTCCTATGGCTTGGGATCGCTGGACTCAGTATCCTAAGTTTAATAAATACATTCTTATTAATCCGGAAGTAG
- a CDS encoding LIC_13246 family protein, with protein sequence MKEEIEKEEPWKEMDAEGIITFKRILSILYSYYNMIWEPKSISETWEFRKELIIAPNARVFVKKFGEYEYLIRGEIADGKNIKTDEWIHIDGIQEERDGFSDSKNLTNPVFNIPCLTDIYLNHSKVAEIDNP encoded by the coding sequence ATGAAAGAAGAAATCGAAAAGGAAGAACCTTGGAAAGAGATGGATGCAGAAGGAATCATCACTTTCAAACGTATCTTAAGCATACTCTATTCATACTACAATATGATCTGGGAACCGAAAAGTATTAGCGAAACTTGGGAATTCCGCAAGGAGTTAATTATCGCCCCTAATGCAAGAGTGTTCGTAAAGAAGTTCGGAGAATATGAATATCTAATCCGAGGAGAAATTGCCGACGGAAAAAATATTAAGACCGACGAATGGATTCACATAGACGGGATACAAGAAGAACGGGATGGATTTTCGGACTCTAAAAATCTTACTAACCCAGTCTTTAACATTCCGTGTCTTACGGATATTTATCTGAACCATTCAAAAGTAGCTGAAATTGATAATCCTTGA
- a CDS encoding DUF5677 domain-containing protein, producing the protein MKNDRNYSKLNQHHLDKKRGVVKTPLNNRLGDKLNLSSWTESRMPEYLWLGLILANLGRHEGLNKTTEILFDISKSNIALTGPKLSSILQLSIEEQEIVYNIILNHVDAKLIAPLTILYRNDEHQTFNKYFYVPELTFEYRLQVLSNSINLFSPHQSNEATDLRFLAICLHIFNKRIQISMDSRITTQALQEYSRTHHDDEKMRSYRPVIRSMEGITATDIDKKFSKKFWRDIGMMTPCKPMQFKFDLNSDDYESFVSNSKRLLEYIFLTNKEKSLLDEKFDVLIGSASYSLKILNEIATKSLGDCILGRHGTRTILEIYIILKYLIKKESEIPNIWADYKLYGISKYKLLLLKARESDSTNTSHFILPIVEALVNEIKWEEFIDIDLKYFDKLGIREKSVEVGEKELYDLLYDYDSNFSHGLWGAIRESSMLICDNSDHRYHTVPDFNLNQNLSDVKSDILMLTKKVLFLIVENYETPEALTKFLQ; encoded by the coding sequence ATGAAAAACGATAGGAATTATAGTAAACTTAACCAACACCACCTCGATAAAAAAAGGGGGGTAGTCAAAACGCCCTTAAACAACAGACTGGGAGATAAACTAAACCTAAGTTCCTGGACTGAAAGTAGAATGCCGGAGTATCTTTGGCTAGGATTAATTCTCGCAAACTTAGGCAGGCACGAGGGATTAAACAAAACAACCGAAATCCTTTTCGATATTTCAAAATCTAACATCGCTCTGACAGGGCCGAAACTATCTTCCATTCTCCAACTTTCTATTGAAGAACAAGAGATTGTTTACAATATAATTCTCAACCATGTTGATGCCAAATTGATAGCTCCTTTAACAATATTATATAGAAACGATGAACACCAGACCTTCAATAAATACTTTTATGTACCCGAACTCACCTTCGAATACAGACTTCAAGTTCTTTCCAATTCAATAAACCTTTTCTCCCCCCATCAATCTAACGAAGCTACTGATTTACGCTTCTTGGCCATTTGTCTTCATATTTTCAACAAGAGAATTCAGATATCGATGGATTCTCGAATTACAACACAAGCCCTCCAAGAATATAGTAGAACTCATCATGATGACGAGAAAATGAGAAGCTATCGACCTGTCATACGGAGCATGGAAGGAATTACAGCAACAGACATAGATAAAAAATTTAGCAAAAAATTTTGGAGGGATATTGGTATGATGACTCCTTGTAAGCCAATGCAATTCAAATTTGATTTAAATTCAGATGACTATGAGTCTTTCGTTAGTAATTCAAAGAGATTATTGGAATATATTTTTCTGACAAATAAGGAAAAATCCCTTTTAGATGAAAAATTTGATGTCCTTATAGGATCGGCCAGTTATTCATTAAAAATACTAAATGAAATTGCCACTAAGTCTCTTGGAGACTGCATATTAGGAAGACATGGAACTCGTACAATTTTAGAAATTTATATAATTTTAAAGTATCTAATCAAAAAAGAATCAGAAATTCCGAATATCTGGGCTGATTACAAGCTATACGGTATTAGTAAATACAAACTCCTTCTACTGAAGGCCCGTGAAAGCGATTCAACAAACACGTCTCATTTTATACTTCCAATCGTCGAGGCATTAGTCAACGAAATTAAATGGGAAGAGTTTATTGATATTGATTTAAAATATTTCGATAAACTTGGAATAAGGGAAAAAAGCGTAGAAGTTGGAGAAAAAGAGCTATACGATTTATTATACGACTATGATTCAAATTTCTCTCACGGCCTATGGGGAGCCATTAGAGAAAGCTCAATGTTAATTTGTGACAACTCAGATCATCGGTATCACACAGTTCCAGATTTCAATTTAAACCAAAATCTTTCGGATGTAAAATCAGATATTCTAATGTTGACCAAAAAAGTCCTTTTTCTAATTGTCGAAAACTATGAAACACCAGAAGCTTTAACAAAATTTCTACAATAG
- a CDS encoding LA_3334 family protein, protein MKNRTHSFRILNLFAFLLIFLSNRLFGAEIVFSNGEAYIAETVSDTEKQLKVKWKDKIYTLYKSDIAHVDYSKKGEDTSYYYSTLELHDGSRIKGVFAEESSDEVTLKTELGFLTIPKTNLKNPSALRKGSPSLSDALLDPEAQHPETKLGVYGDLLINFGPNRNLFPASYGGGVFIEPAFLNWNNKWQIGFRSDYLSAPGPNGNFSFLTNQVYAQYNKVYKNDPFLDFFINVGAGVSDVRYVTGYTTSAGIDPALSFQLGWQGIKFSNFQVRLSWKNQCIFERTSDICMSGLEAGILVRL, encoded by the coding sequence ATGAAAAATAGAACCCACTCCTTTCGAATCCTAAATCTTTTCGCATTCTTACTTATCTTCCTATCCAACCGCCTCTTCGGAGCCGAGATCGTTTTCTCAAACGGTGAAGCATACATTGCTGAAACTGTGTCGGATACTGAAAAACAACTCAAAGTAAAATGGAAAGATAAGATATATACTCTTTATAAAAGCGATATCGCTCACGTTGATTATTCTAAGAAAGGGGAAGACACTTCTTACTATTACTCTACATTAGAATTGCATGATGGTTCTCGAATCAAAGGAGTATTCGCAGAAGAAAGCTCCGACGAAGTTACTCTCAAAACTGAACTTGGATTCTTAACGATTCCAAAAACTAATTTAAAGAATCCTTCCGCGTTAAGAAAAGGAAGTCCCTCCCTTTCCGATGCCTTGCTCGATCCGGAGGCCCAGCATCCGGAAACGAAGCTCGGAGTTTATGGGGATTTATTAATAAATTTCGGCCCGAACAGAAATCTGTTTCCTGCAAGCTATGGAGGTGGAGTCTTCATCGAGCCTGCCTTTCTAAACTGGAACAATAAATGGCAAATCGGATTTCGTTCTGATTACTTATCTGCTCCCGGTCCGAATGGAAACTTTTCCTTTTTAACGAACCAAGTATACGCTCAATACAATAAGGTTTATAAGAATGATCCGTTTCTAGATTTCTTTATTAATGTGGGTGCTGGTGTATCGGATGTTCGCTATGTTACTGGATATACTACTTCCGCAGGAATCGATCCCGCTCTTTCGTTTCAACTTGGATGGCAAGGGATCAAATTCAGTAATTTTCAAGTTCGATTGTCGTGGAAGAACCAATGTATCTTTGAGCGAACTTCGGATATCTGTATGTCAGGACTAGAAGCGGGGATATTAGTAAGATTATGA
- a CDS encoding GIY-YIG nuclease family protein yields the protein MNIDTEIVLKYTDLTKILEDIEKLQTNYFFYTHGIVMPAHDQATAIEYYSKTGINIVPEWFILEKFIFFVQNSIIEGEFAIKNSFIDDFDLFVRNEEVAILEKMIASSNVWNIDNTFSNLDIKWDIAYIVLDFLRCLSGKDRNKTINEIYKRNAPRIRTIEENKKLTEEGFLYIISNSKYFKIGVTRDLNSRFQTLKSASSVELQIVHSEKINGYRLLEKEIHKTFSDKRVSREWFDLTDKDIDDIKLLIKNWIDRSSNTNKEATCSSNTKSDYFWAKYIFSSTDDA from the coding sequence ATGAATATTGATACTGAAATAGTCTTAAAGTATACCGATCTCACTAAAATCTTAGAAGATATTGAAAAATTACAAACGAATTATTTCTTCTATACGCATGGAATCGTAATGCCAGCACATGACCAGGCAACTGCCATTGAATATTACTCGAAGACTGGTATCAATATAGTTCCAGAATGGTTTATTTTGGAAAAATTTATTTTTTTTGTTCAAAATAGTATTATTGAAGGTGAATTTGCTATAAAGAACAGTTTCATTGATGATTTTGATTTATTCGTTAGAAATGAAGAAGTAGCTATCCTAGAGAAAATGATCGCCAGCAGTAATGTCTGGAATATCGATAATACGTTTTCGAATCTAGATATTAAGTGGGATATCGCCTACATAGTCTTAGACTTTTTACGTTGTTTAAGTGGAAAAGATCGAAATAAAACAATTAATGAAATATATAAAAGAAATGCACCGCGAATAAGAACAATAGAAGAAAACAAAAAATTAACTGAGGAAGGATTTCTATATATAATTTCAAATTCAAAATATTTCAAAATTGGAGTTACTAGGGATCTTAATAGCAGATTCCAAACACTTAAGAGTGCCTCCTCTGTCGAACTACAAATTGTTCACTCAGAAAAAATAAATGGGTATCGTCTTTTAGAAAAGGAAATTCATAAAACATTTTCCGATAAGCGAGTATCACGAGAGTGGTTCGATCTTACCGACAAAGATATAGACGATATAAAATTGTTGATTAAAAACTGGATAGACCGTTCAAGTAACACTAACAAAGAAGCGACTTGCAGCTCTAACACGAAATCTGATTACTTTTGGGCTAAGTATATCTTTAGTTCTACTGATGACGCCTGA